From the genome of Halictus rubicundus isolate RS-2024b chromosome 2, iyHalRubi1_principal, whole genome shotgun sequence, one region includes:
- the Conu gene encoding rho GTPase-activating protein conundrum isoform X1: protein MSARDRQYRESVCINISGSHICVSNRLSSREYMFQPFVFPMHLRMAGRYHREVKVDSIRMIEEKVDPMERAQGTTYMEGDDRLLDYWEEYQEMIEETKLLDDYLEEECPRNYDEGEEEAEWLHTAGLGQLTEAWKVGKEVPPEELGAVLRPLSRAQAEAVKRRVKSLNRTVRQRFNQRQRVRKPDIRDVFKDIEASSTGTRSRSATPDSLDSVADATPENVSPPPPSTGVATVIETPRPSVTVPNFVSVFQQRPPHEAKETVRRTPSAPSTTVPGASAAGVSLPVQEIFRRAGNWLRGDVATDSEGIQLTGYHRLGTIHVSRPTAQRRSGSDPDEIASAIERAPNVSPAKIGISPDDSTLRRNSGGHATVTRSHSSLYGLNRPADESLITRPLSRTSSHGHLSFEEMCRANEVKSQVWIGNAETFAADDVQRRLGIETLSQRDLTRLQPLLWLELTAVFDKYNLPLQKRKPNKRRTKAGNLFGVSLSTLLLRDSQLTSEESNIPLVFQKVLTELTKRGVKEEGILRVGGHKQKVESICVQLETDFYCKSKETDKLLERTSCHDLAAILKKLLRDLPQPLLTVELIDAFYQSHGVSDRRELSHALNLLVLLLPIEHRCTLKALANFLKLVVENQTSNKMSIHNVAMIVAPSLFPPRYVHPRDRTDLTAQVNMAAICCRVTEALLSNAEKLWYVPNDLTNQLHRQSVEERYRKYKKKYC, encoded by the exons ATGTCAGCTCGAGATCGCCAATACCGTGAATCAGTGTGTATAAATATAAGTGGGAGTCACATATGCGTCAGCAACAGGTTGTCGAGTCGCGAGTACATGTTCCAGCCGTTCGTGTTTCCAAT GCACCTACGAATGGCTGGTCGATACCATAGAGAAGTCAAGGTGGACAGTATACGGATGATCGAAGAAAAGGTAGACCCCATGGAAAGGGCACAGGGAACGACCTACATGGAAGGGGACGATCGTCTTCTAGACTATTGGGAAGAGTATCAGGAGATGATAGAAGAAACGAAATTGTTGGACGATTATCTGGAGGAGGAATGTCCGCGCAATTACGACG AGGGTGAGGAAGAAGCGGAGTGGTTGCATACAGCCGGATTGGGACAGTTGACCGAAGCATGGAAAGTCGGGAAAGAAGTGCCACCGGAAGAGCTGGGAGCTGTGCTGCGACCATTGTCACGGGCTCAGGCAGAGGCGGTGAAACGGCGCGTAAAGTCCTTGAATCGGACGGTGAGGCAGCGTTTCAATCAACGGCAACGCGTGCGCAAGCCCGACATCAGAGACGTGTTTAAAGACATAGAG GCGTCGAGCACAGGCACCAGGTCCCGCAGCGCTACGCCCGACTCCCTGGATTCCGTGGCAGACGCGACACCGGAAAACGTCTCGCCTCCGCCACCTTCCACGGGTGTTGCCACCGTTATCGAGACGCCTCGTCCGAG CGTCACCGTGCCGAACTTTGTGTCGGTGTTTCAACAGCGGCCGCCTCACGAAGCCAAGGAGACGGTCCGGAGAACTCCGAGCGCACCGTCGACCACGGTGCCGGGAGCCTCAGCGGCTGGCGTCTCGCTACCCGTTCAAGAAATATTCAGACGCGCCGGGAACTGGCTGCGAGGAGACGTCGCGACCGATTCAG AAGGTATTCAATTGACCGGCTATCACAGGCTGGGTACGATACACGTGTCGAGGCCAACCGCGCAGAGACGGAGCGGCAGCGATCCCGACGAAATAGCTAGCGCGATCGAGCGAGCGCCGAACGTGTCCCCGGCGAAGATCGGCATTTCCCCCGACGATTCGACGTTGAG GAGAAATAGCGGCGGGCACGCTACGGTCACCCGAAGCCACAGCAGTCTTTACGGATTGAATAGACCGGCCGACGAGAGCCTGATAACGCGTCCCCTGAGTCGCACGTCCTCCCACGGCCACTTGAGTTTCGAGGAAATGTGTAGGGCGAACGAGGTAAAGTCGCAAGTTTGGATCGGAAACGCGGAAACGTTCGCGGCCGACGACGTACAGAGACGGCTAGGAATCGAAACGTTGTCGCAACGAGATCTGACCAGACTGCAGCCGTTGTTGTGGCTCGAATTGACCGCCGTCTTCGACAAGTATAATCTGCCGCTGCAGAAACGCAAACCGAACAAGCGTCGAACGAAAG CTGGAAACTTGTTCGGCGTTTCGTTGTCCACTCTGTTGCTTCGAGACAGCCAATTGACGTCCGAGGAGAGCAATATTCCGTTGGTATTTCAAAAAGTTCTTACCGAGTTAACGAAACGCGGCGTAAAGGAAGAGGGAATTCTTCGCGTCGGAGGACACAAGCAAAAA GTAGAGTCGATATGCGTGCAATTGGAAACGGATTTCTATTGTAAATCGAAAGAGACGGACAAATTGTTGGAGCGCACGTCGTGCCACGATCTGGCCGCGATTCTGAAAAAGCTGCTGCGCGATCTTCCGCAGCCCCTGCTCACCGTCGAATTAATCGACGCGTTCTACCAAAGCCACG GAGTGAGCGACCGGCGAGAGTTGTCGCACGCTTTGAACTTGCTGGTGCTGCTCTTACCGATAGAACACCGTTGTACCTTGAAAGCGCTAGCGAACTTCTTGAAGCTGGTCGTCGAGAATCAAACGTCGAACAAAATGTCGATCCACAACGTGGCGATGATCGTTGCACCTTCGCTGTTTCCGCCACGGTACGTTCATCCTCGCGATCGTACCGATTTAACGGCCCAGGTCAACATGGCCGCCATATGTTGCCGAGTGACGGAAGCTCTTCTCAGCAACGCGGAGAAATTGTGGTACGTACCGAACGATCTTACGAATCAGTTGCACAGACAGTCCGTGGAGGAACGGTATCGCAAGTACAAGAAAAAGTATTGCTAA
- the LOC143365915 gene encoding ribosome biogenesis protein BMS1 homolog, which translates to MATETESAVSHKTHRERNAGRKAVKKKAKNEHVQELTDKQKNPKAFTFHSAIKAERRFRRKQDIETKKQHVPLVDRTPLEPPPILVAVVGPPKVGKSLVIQCLIKSYVKQPLANIVGPVTVVSSKKRRITFIECNNDINSMIDIAKVADLVLLLIDGSFGFEMEIFEFLNICQVHGMPRIMGVLTHLDLIKNAKQLKKTKKTLKQRFWTEVYAGAKLFYLSGLLHGEYLRMEVKNLARFISVMKFRPLTWRSTHPYILTDRVEDLTPPESIRQNPKTDRTISLYGYVRGVPLNKETSIHIPGCGDLKIKDVSFLSDPCPLPEELKKRALVEKERLIYAPFSGVGGIVYDKDAVYVELGGSHSHKEEDTGLVGALMDTRETLDQKLQHSELQLFSDAAPIKAEDVEESFGNYVGETVVDGDRIRRKVLFPDSQDCEDEDKGEDDDDDDDDEVSKEESENELDNEDTDDGTDNGEPKEESVDERKPNGNGVKRKKSSESRIVQLKKTKCSPNDSDLDDDDDLDARKEKSADTFQLADASSNTEVYHSTSKESDIKIKNKIAEALDSLNVRSNERNKQPDSESESFDELSDEDSRAGLEKVDEDDNDDDDDDEGENEMNFSQESSEEDEHGDDKSEENVDELKWKTNLAEKAKSAFENRQRGNKNLMKLVYGVFDKRNLAEEIEDEKEKREEEEKEEDQENEIGGIFRVVQEQQKRKIQERELRNQEECVFFLEEPRDWLEEENRLLVVNRFVTGKWKESEDAEELLKLDDMDDQDVYGDFEDLETGEKYETKAPKEPTNDEIEEKKKLIEKKKKLKEQFDMEYDNGETRTYYDELKSEVERQANLNKSEFEGVEDDVRVQLEGYRPGMYVRVELENVPCELIANLDPTYPLIIGGLLHGEENIGYVQTRMKKHRWYSKILKSRDPLIISVGWRRFQSLPIFSKLEDNMRSRMLKYTPEHVACMAHFWGPITPQSTGVLAVQDVASRAPGFRIAATGSIVEADKSTQIMKKLKLTGVPMKIYKKTAFIKDMFNSALEVAKFEGARIKTVSGIRGQIKKAVSKPEGCFRATFEDKILLSDIVFCRTWYKVDVPKFYNPVTSLLLPADEKNRWQGMKTTGQLKREKNIRMPANTDSMYTSIEREPTVFRPLSIPRSLQKELPYKDKPKMMPTPGKRKPKFKDSRVAVVLEPKEERVAKLMRMIKTNYAHKQKQMKLAMKKRIEAHQAQISAEEARKLHRQKEMKKNVFRELGKLEKKKKR; encoded by the exons ATGGCAACGGAAACGGAAAGTGCGGTAAGTCACAAGACTCACAGAGAACGAAACGCCGGTCGCAAAGCTGTGAAAAAGAAGGCGAAGAACGAACATGTTCAAGAGCTAACGGATAAACAGAAGAATCCAAAGGCGTTTACGTTTCATTCCGCGATTAAAGCGGAAAGGCGCTTCAGACGTAAGCAAGATATAGAAACTAAGAAACAGCACGTACCTTTGGTAGACAGAACTCCTTTGGAACCACCTCCGATTTTGGTTGCCGTAGTCGGTCCTCCGAAGGTAGGGAAATCTTTGGTAATTCAATGTTTGATCAAGAGTTACGTGAAACAGCCGTTGGCGAACATAGTAGGTCCGGTTACCGTTGTTTCCAGCAAGAAAAGGAGAATTACTTTTATCGAATGCAACAACGACATCAACAGTATGATAGACATAGCGAAAGTGGCAGATTTGGTGTTGCTGTTGATAGATGGTTCTTTTGGTTTTGAAAtggaaattttcgaatttttgaaTATATGTCAGGTTCATGGGATGCCACGGATCATGGGTGTTTTGACCCATCTGGACTTGATAAAAAATGCTAAACAATTGAAAAAAACCAAGAAAACCTTGAAACAACGATTTTGGACCGAAGTGTACGCTGGAGCAAAATTGTTTTACCTTTCCGGATTGCTCCATGGAGAATATTTACGAATGGAGGTTAAAAACTTGGCCAGGTTCATATCTGTCATGAAATTTAGGCCTCTGACTTGGCGCAGTACGCATCCCTACATACTGACGGATAGAGTGGAAGATTTGACTCCCCCGGAGTCGATTAGACAAAATCCAAAAACCGATAGAACGATAAGTTTATACGG ATACGTGAGGGGAGTTCCTTTGAACAAGGAAACTTCCATACACATTCCAGGGTGCGGCGATCTAAAAATCAAGGATGTCAGTTTTCTTTCGGATCCCTGCCCGTTGCCAGAAGAGCTAAAGAAACGCGCTTTGGTAGAAAAGGAACGTTTGATTTACGCTCCTTTTTCTGGCGTGGGTGGGATAGTTTACGACAAGGATGCCGTCTACGTAGAGTTGGGTGGCAGTCATTCTCACAAGGAGGAGGATACGGGTCTGGTCGGAGCTCTGATGGACACTCGAGAGACTCTGGATCAGAAATTACAGCACAGCGAGCTACAACTGTTCAGCGACGCTGCTCCAATCAAGGCAGAGGACGTCGAGGAATCTTTTGGCAATTACGTCGGCGAAACTGTAGTAGATGGCGATCGAATTAGAAGAAAGGTTTTGTTCCCTGATTCGCAGGATTGCGAGGACGAGGACAAGggcgaggacgacgacgacgacgacgacgacgaggtgTCGAAAGAGGAAAGCGAGAACGAACTCGATAACGAAGATACAGACGACGGTACCGACAACGGAGAACCGAAAGAAGAAAGCGTGGACGAGAGAAAACCGAATGGAAACGGTGTAAAGAGAAAGAAGAGTAGCGAATCTAGAATCGTCCAACTCAAAAAGACAAAGTGCTCACCGAACGATTCGGACTTGGACGATGACGATGATTTAGACGCGAGGAAAGAAAAGTCCGCGGACACTTTTCAACTTGCAGATGCATCGAGCAACACGGAAGTTTATCATTCGACGAGCAAAGAGTCCGACATAAAGATCAAGAATAAGATCGCGGAAGCATTGGATTCTCTGAACGTTAGATCGAACGAACGTAACAAACAACCGGATAGCGAGAGCGAGAGCTTCGACGAGCTGAGCGATGAGGATTCGCGGGCTGGACTCGAGAAGGTCGATGaagacgacaacgacgacgacgacgacgacgaaggagaaaacgaaatgaatttttctcaaGAATCGTCGGAGGAGGACGAGCATGGGGACGACAAAAGCGAGGAAAACGTGGACGAATTAAAGTGGAAGACAAATTTGGCCGAGAAAGCTAAGAGCGCGTTCGAGAATCGTCAACGTGGCAACAAGAACTTAATGAAACTGGTGTACGGAGTATTCGACAAGAGGAATCTCGCCGAAGAAATAGAggacgagaaagaaaaaagggaagaggaggagaaggaggaggaccAGGAGAACGAGATTGGCGGTATCTTCCGTGTGGTGCAAGAACAGCAGAAGCGTAAGATCCAAGAACGAGAGCTGCGGAATCAAGAGGAATGCGTGTTCTTTCTGGAGGAGCCGCGAGATTGGTTGGAAGAAGAAAACAGGTTACTCGTGGTAAATCGTTTCGTGACGGGAAAATGGAAGGAATCGGAAGACGCCGAGGAGCTGTTGAAATTGGACGATATGGACGACCAGGATGTCTATGGGGATTTCGAGGACTTGGAAACTGGGGAGAAATACGAAACGAAAGCGCCGAAGGAGCCAACAAACGATGAAatcgaggagaagaagaagcttatcgagaagaagaaaaagttgAAGGAACAGTTTGACATGGAATACGACAACGGCGAGACGAGAACCTATTACGACGAGCTCAAATCGGAGGTGGAAAGGCAGGCGAACCTGAACAAGTCGGAGTTCGAGGGAGTGGAGGACGACGTTCGGGTCCAATTGGAAGGCTATCGTCCTGGCATGTACGTCCGCGTCGAGTTGGAGAACGTGCCTTGCGAGCTAATCGCTAATCTGGATCCCACGTATCCGCTGATCATCGGAGGTCTCTTACACGGCGAAGAGAACATAGGATACGTGCAGACGAGGATGAAGAAGCACCGATGGTACTCGAAGATTCTCAAGAGCCGAGATCCGTTGATCATTTCCGTGGGGTGGAGACGATTTCAGTCGCTTCCGATCTTCTCGAAGCTCGAGGATAATATGAGAAGCCGAATGTTGAAGTACACGCCGGAACACGTTGCCTGCATGGCGCACTTTTGGGGCCCTATAACGCCGCAGAGCACCGGAGTTCTGGCTGTGCAGGACGTCGCCAGTAGAGCGCCGGGATTCAGGATAGCGGCGACAGGTTCTATCGTCGAGGCGGACAAAAGCACGCAGATCATGAAGAAGCTTAAGCTCACCGGCGTCCCCATGAAGATCTACAAGAAGACCGCGTTCATCAAGGACATGTTCAACAGCGCCCTCGAGGTGGCAAAGTTCGAGGGTGCCAGGATAAAGACGGTGTCGGGCATACGCGGTCAAATAAAGAAAGCCGTGTCGAAACCAGAGGGTTGTTTCCGGGCGACGTTCGAGGACAAAATACTTCTGAGCGACATCGTTTTTTGCCGTACTTGGTACAAGGTCGACGTCCCGAAATTCTATAATCCGGTCACTTCGCTTTTGCTTCCGGCCGACGAGAAGAACCGCTGGCAAGGAATGAAAACGACGGGACAGCTGAAGCGGGAAAAAAATATTCGCATGCCAGCCAACACGGACTCGATGTACACGAGCATCGAGAGGGAACCAACGGTCTTCAGACCCCTGTCTATTCCTCGAAGCCTGCAGAAAGAGCTTCCGTACAAGGATAAGCCAAAGATGATGCCGACCCCTGGAAAACGCAAGCCGAAGTTCAAGGACAGCAGAGTGGCGGTAGTGCTCGAACCCAAGGAAGAGAGGGTGGCGAAGCTGATGCGAATGATCAAAACCAATTACGCTCACAAACAGAAACAGATGAAGCTAGCCATGAAGAAAAGAATCGAGGCTCATCAGGCTCAAATTTCCGCGGAGGAAGCGCGAAAACTTCACAGACAAAAGGAAATGAAGAAAAACGTGTTCAGAGAACTCGGCAAGctagagaagaagaaaaaacgttGA
- the Conu gene encoding rho GTPase-activating protein conundrum isoform X3 produces the protein MAGRYHREVKVDSIRMIEEKVDPMERAQGTTYMEGDDRLLDYWEEYQEMIEETKLLDDYLEEECPRNYDEGEEEAEWLHTAGLGQLTEAWKVGKEVPPEELGAVLRPLSRAQAEAVKRRVKSLNRTVRQRFNQRQRVRKPDIRDVFKDIEASSTGTRSRSATPDSLDSVADATPENVSPPPPSTGVATVIETPRPSVTVPNFVSVFQQRPPHEAKETVRRTPSAPSTTVPGASAAGVSLPVQEIFRRAGNWLRGDVATDSEGIQLTGYHRLGTIHVSRPTAQRRSGSDPDEIASAIERAPNVSPAKIGISPDDSTLRRNSGGHATVTRSHSSLYGLNRPADESLITRPLSRTSSHGHLSFEEMCRANEVKSQVWIGNAETFAADDVQRRLGIETLSQRDLTRLQPLLWLELTAVFDKYNLPLQKRKPNKRRTKAGNLFGVSLSTLLLRDSQLTSEESNIPLVFQKVLTELTKRGVKEEGILRVGGHKQKVESICVQLETDFYCKSKETDKLLERTSCHDLAAILKKLLRDLPQPLLTVELIDAFYQSHGVSDRRELSHALNLLVLLLPIEHRCTLKALANFLKLVVENQTSNKMSIHNVAMIVAPSLFPPRYVHPRDRTDLTAQVNMAAICCRVTEALLSNAEKLWYVPNDLTNQLHRQSVEERYRKYKKKYC, from the exons ATGGCTGGTCGATACCATAGAGAAGTCAAGGTGGACAGTATACGGATGATCGAAGAAAAGGTAGACCCCATGGAAAGGGCACAGGGAACGACCTACATGGAAGGGGACGATCGTCTTCTAGACTATTGGGAAGAGTATCAGGAGATGATAGAAGAAACGAAATTGTTGGACGATTATCTGGAGGAGGAATGTCCGCGCAATTACGACG AGGGTGAGGAAGAAGCGGAGTGGTTGCATACAGCCGGATTGGGACAGTTGACCGAAGCATGGAAAGTCGGGAAAGAAGTGCCACCGGAAGAGCTGGGAGCTGTGCTGCGACCATTGTCACGGGCTCAGGCAGAGGCGGTGAAACGGCGCGTAAAGTCCTTGAATCGGACGGTGAGGCAGCGTTTCAATCAACGGCAACGCGTGCGCAAGCCCGACATCAGAGACGTGTTTAAAGACATAGAG GCGTCGAGCACAGGCACCAGGTCCCGCAGCGCTACGCCCGACTCCCTGGATTCCGTGGCAGACGCGACACCGGAAAACGTCTCGCCTCCGCCACCTTCCACGGGTGTTGCCACCGTTATCGAGACGCCTCGTCCGAG CGTCACCGTGCCGAACTTTGTGTCGGTGTTTCAACAGCGGCCGCCTCACGAAGCCAAGGAGACGGTCCGGAGAACTCCGAGCGCACCGTCGACCACGGTGCCGGGAGCCTCAGCGGCTGGCGTCTCGCTACCCGTTCAAGAAATATTCAGACGCGCCGGGAACTGGCTGCGAGGAGACGTCGCGACCGATTCAG AAGGTATTCAATTGACCGGCTATCACAGGCTGGGTACGATACACGTGTCGAGGCCAACCGCGCAGAGACGGAGCGGCAGCGATCCCGACGAAATAGCTAGCGCGATCGAGCGAGCGCCGAACGTGTCCCCGGCGAAGATCGGCATTTCCCCCGACGATTCGACGTTGAG GAGAAATAGCGGCGGGCACGCTACGGTCACCCGAAGCCACAGCAGTCTTTACGGATTGAATAGACCGGCCGACGAGAGCCTGATAACGCGTCCCCTGAGTCGCACGTCCTCCCACGGCCACTTGAGTTTCGAGGAAATGTGTAGGGCGAACGAGGTAAAGTCGCAAGTTTGGATCGGAAACGCGGAAACGTTCGCGGCCGACGACGTACAGAGACGGCTAGGAATCGAAACGTTGTCGCAACGAGATCTGACCAGACTGCAGCCGTTGTTGTGGCTCGAATTGACCGCCGTCTTCGACAAGTATAATCTGCCGCTGCAGAAACGCAAACCGAACAAGCGTCGAACGAAAG CTGGAAACTTGTTCGGCGTTTCGTTGTCCACTCTGTTGCTTCGAGACAGCCAATTGACGTCCGAGGAGAGCAATATTCCGTTGGTATTTCAAAAAGTTCTTACCGAGTTAACGAAACGCGGCGTAAAGGAAGAGGGAATTCTTCGCGTCGGAGGACACAAGCAAAAA GTAGAGTCGATATGCGTGCAATTGGAAACGGATTTCTATTGTAAATCGAAAGAGACGGACAAATTGTTGGAGCGCACGTCGTGCCACGATCTGGCCGCGATTCTGAAAAAGCTGCTGCGCGATCTTCCGCAGCCCCTGCTCACCGTCGAATTAATCGACGCGTTCTACCAAAGCCACG GAGTGAGCGACCGGCGAGAGTTGTCGCACGCTTTGAACTTGCTGGTGCTGCTCTTACCGATAGAACACCGTTGTACCTTGAAAGCGCTAGCGAACTTCTTGAAGCTGGTCGTCGAGAATCAAACGTCGAACAAAATGTCGATCCACAACGTGGCGATGATCGTTGCACCTTCGCTGTTTCCGCCACGGTACGTTCATCCTCGCGATCGTACCGATTTAACGGCCCAGGTCAACATGGCCGCCATATGTTGCCGAGTGACGGAAGCTCTTCTCAGCAACGCGGAGAAATTGTGGTACGTACCGAACGATCTTACGAATCAGTTGCACAGACAGTCCGTGGAGGAACGGTATCGCAAGTACAAGAAAAAGTATTGCTAA
- the Conu gene encoding rho GTPase-activating protein conundrum isoform X2, protein MFQPFVFPMHLRMAGRYHREVKVDSIRMIEEKVDPMERAQGTTYMEGDDRLLDYWEEYQEMIEETKLLDDYLEEECPRNYDEGEEEAEWLHTAGLGQLTEAWKVGKEVPPEELGAVLRPLSRAQAEAVKRRVKSLNRTVRQRFNQRQRVRKPDIRDVFKDIEASSTGTRSRSATPDSLDSVADATPENVSPPPPSTGVATVIETPRPSVTVPNFVSVFQQRPPHEAKETVRRTPSAPSTTVPGASAAGVSLPVQEIFRRAGNWLRGDVATDSEGIQLTGYHRLGTIHVSRPTAQRRSGSDPDEIASAIERAPNVSPAKIGISPDDSTLRRNSGGHATVTRSHSSLYGLNRPADESLITRPLSRTSSHGHLSFEEMCRANEVKSQVWIGNAETFAADDVQRRLGIETLSQRDLTRLQPLLWLELTAVFDKYNLPLQKRKPNKRRTKAGNLFGVSLSTLLLRDSQLTSEESNIPLVFQKVLTELTKRGVKEEGILRVGGHKQKVESICVQLETDFYCKSKETDKLLERTSCHDLAAILKKLLRDLPQPLLTVELIDAFYQSHGVSDRRELSHALNLLVLLLPIEHRCTLKALANFLKLVVENQTSNKMSIHNVAMIVAPSLFPPRYVHPRDRTDLTAQVNMAAICCRVTEALLSNAEKLWYVPNDLTNQLHRQSVEERYRKYKKKYC, encoded by the exons ATGTTCCAGCCGTTCGTGTTTCCAAT GCACCTACGAATGGCTGGTCGATACCATAGAGAAGTCAAGGTGGACAGTATACGGATGATCGAAGAAAAGGTAGACCCCATGGAAAGGGCACAGGGAACGACCTACATGGAAGGGGACGATCGTCTTCTAGACTATTGGGAAGAGTATCAGGAGATGATAGAAGAAACGAAATTGTTGGACGATTATCTGGAGGAGGAATGTCCGCGCAATTACGACG AGGGTGAGGAAGAAGCGGAGTGGTTGCATACAGCCGGATTGGGACAGTTGACCGAAGCATGGAAAGTCGGGAAAGAAGTGCCACCGGAAGAGCTGGGAGCTGTGCTGCGACCATTGTCACGGGCTCAGGCAGAGGCGGTGAAACGGCGCGTAAAGTCCTTGAATCGGACGGTGAGGCAGCGTTTCAATCAACGGCAACGCGTGCGCAAGCCCGACATCAGAGACGTGTTTAAAGACATAGAG GCGTCGAGCACAGGCACCAGGTCCCGCAGCGCTACGCCCGACTCCCTGGATTCCGTGGCAGACGCGACACCGGAAAACGTCTCGCCTCCGCCACCTTCCACGGGTGTTGCCACCGTTATCGAGACGCCTCGTCCGAG CGTCACCGTGCCGAACTTTGTGTCGGTGTTTCAACAGCGGCCGCCTCACGAAGCCAAGGAGACGGTCCGGAGAACTCCGAGCGCACCGTCGACCACGGTGCCGGGAGCCTCAGCGGCTGGCGTCTCGCTACCCGTTCAAGAAATATTCAGACGCGCCGGGAACTGGCTGCGAGGAGACGTCGCGACCGATTCAG AAGGTATTCAATTGACCGGCTATCACAGGCTGGGTACGATACACGTGTCGAGGCCAACCGCGCAGAGACGGAGCGGCAGCGATCCCGACGAAATAGCTAGCGCGATCGAGCGAGCGCCGAACGTGTCCCCGGCGAAGATCGGCATTTCCCCCGACGATTCGACGTTGAG GAGAAATAGCGGCGGGCACGCTACGGTCACCCGAAGCCACAGCAGTCTTTACGGATTGAATAGACCGGCCGACGAGAGCCTGATAACGCGTCCCCTGAGTCGCACGTCCTCCCACGGCCACTTGAGTTTCGAGGAAATGTGTAGGGCGAACGAGGTAAAGTCGCAAGTTTGGATCGGAAACGCGGAAACGTTCGCGGCCGACGACGTACAGAGACGGCTAGGAATCGAAACGTTGTCGCAACGAGATCTGACCAGACTGCAGCCGTTGTTGTGGCTCGAATTGACCGCCGTCTTCGACAAGTATAATCTGCCGCTGCAGAAACGCAAACCGAACAAGCGTCGAACGAAAG CTGGAAACTTGTTCGGCGTTTCGTTGTCCACTCTGTTGCTTCGAGACAGCCAATTGACGTCCGAGGAGAGCAATATTCCGTTGGTATTTCAAAAAGTTCTTACCGAGTTAACGAAACGCGGCGTAAAGGAAGAGGGAATTCTTCGCGTCGGAGGACACAAGCAAAAA GTAGAGTCGATATGCGTGCAATTGGAAACGGATTTCTATTGTAAATCGAAAGAGACGGACAAATTGTTGGAGCGCACGTCGTGCCACGATCTGGCCGCGATTCTGAAAAAGCTGCTGCGCGATCTTCCGCAGCCCCTGCTCACCGTCGAATTAATCGACGCGTTCTACCAAAGCCACG GAGTGAGCGACCGGCGAGAGTTGTCGCACGCTTTGAACTTGCTGGTGCTGCTCTTACCGATAGAACACCGTTGTACCTTGAAAGCGCTAGCGAACTTCTTGAAGCTGGTCGTCGAGAATCAAACGTCGAACAAAATGTCGATCCACAACGTGGCGATGATCGTTGCACCTTCGCTGTTTCCGCCACGGTACGTTCATCCTCGCGATCGTACCGATTTAACGGCCCAGGTCAACATGGCCGCCATATGTTGCCGAGTGACGGAAGCTCTTCTCAGCAACGCGGAGAAATTGTGGTACGTACCGAACGATCTTACGAATCAGTTGCACAGACAGTCCGTGGAGGAACGGTATCGCAAGTACAAGAAAAAGTATTGCTAA